A stretch of Lagopus muta isolate bLagMut1 chromosome 9, bLagMut1 primary, whole genome shotgun sequence DNA encodes these proteins:
- the DGKD gene encoding diacylglycerol kinase delta isoform X4: protein MLLHLLAGRALVSWQTVIKEGMLMKQTSSFQRWKRRYFKLRGRTLYYAKTAKSIIFDEVDLTDASVAESSTKNVNNSFTIITPCRKLILCADNRKEMEDWIAALKTVQNREHFESTQYSMDHFSGMHNWYACSHARPTYCNVCREALSGVTSHGLSCEVCKFKAHKRCAVRATNNCKWTTLASIGKDIIEDEDGISMPHQWLEGNLPVSAKCTVCDKTCGSVLRLQDWRCLWCKAMVHTACKELLPSKCPLGLCKVSVIPPTALNSIDSDGFWKATCPPSCTSPLLVFVNSKSGDNQGVKFLRRFKQLLNPAQVFDLMNGGPHLGLRLFQKFDTFRILVCGGDGSVGWVLSEIDSLNLHKQCQLGVLPLGTGNDLARVLGWGSACDDDTQLPQILEKLERASTKMLDRWSIMVYETKLPRQASSSTVTEDFSEDSEVQKILFYEDSVAAHLSKILTSDQHSVVISSAKVLCETVKDFVARVGKAYEKATESSEESEVMARKCSVLKEKLDSLLKTLNDESQASSSLPNPPPTIAEETEDGDGSGSACDSSSDQSVGSSCTARPQIFRPREQLMLRANSLKKAIRQIIEHAEKAVDEQNAQTQEQEGFLLSLSASEEGKELRNEDKISLQSSHSSSYGLSKGRSQRKASKSPCERQISKGSLSLGSSASLPPQTGNRDNLPMLNTKILYPNIRAGMSGSLPGSSVISRLLIHADPFNSEPENLECYTEKCVMNNYFGIGLDAKISLDFNNKRDEHPEKCRSRTKNMMWYGVLGTKELLHRTYKNLEQKVLLECDGRPIPLPSLQGIAVLNIPSYAGGTNFWGGTKEDDTFTAPSFDDKILEVVAVFGSMQMAVSRVINLQHHRIAQCRTVKIAILGEEGVPVQVDGEAWIQPPGYIWIVHKNRAQTLTRDRAFESTLKSWEDKQKCELSRPSSFSLQPEIMSEEESTQINQFGQTAGALIHSIREIAQSYQDMEQELAHAVNASSKSMDKVYAKSKSTEGLNCSLVVEMVNNVKALHNETELLLAGKMALQLDPPQKEQLQAALADMDLQLRKLAYIPWLWQLMEPCDEENQMLDYSKRSRSGKFRLVTKFKKEKNNKNKETHSSMGLPVHLWGTEEVAAWLEHLSLCEYKDIFIRHDVRGSELLHLERRDLKDLGVTKVGHMKRILHGIKELSRSTPASEV from the exons ATTATCACTCCATGTCGGAAGCTCATCCTTTGTGCTGATAACAGAAAAGAGATGGAAGATTGGATTGCAGCACTGAAGACTGTACAGAACCGTGAACATTTTGAG tcTACCCAGTACAGCATGGACCATTTCTCAGGGATGCACAACTGGTACGCCTGCTCACACGCCCGGCCAACATACTGCAATGTGTGTCGGGAAGCGTTGTCTGGAGTCACGTCGCATGGGCTCTCATGTGAAG TGTGCAAGTTTAAAGCCCACAAGCGGTGCGCTGTGCGGGCCACCAATAATTGCAAGTGGACAACTCTGGCCTCTATTGGGAAAGATATCATTGAGGATGAAGATGGG ATCTCAATGCCACATCAGTGGTTGGAAGGAAACCTGCCCGTGAGTGCCAAATGCACTGTGTGTGATAAAACCTGTGGCAGCGTCCTGCGTTTGCAAGACTGGCGCTGCCTTTGGTGCAAAGCCATG gtGCACACAGCATGTAAAGAGTTGTTGCCAAGCAAGTGCCCTCTTGGGCTATGCAAAGTATCTGTCATTCCTCCTACTGCTCTTAACAGCATTGATTCAGATG GTTTCTGGAAAGCTACTTGCCCACCTTCTTGCACAAGTCCTTTGTTGGTCTTTGTCAACTCAAAAAGTGGAGACAACCAGGGAGTAAAATTTCTGCGGAGATTCAAGCAGCTACTGAATCCAGCGCAGGTATTTGACCTTATGAATGGAGGACCTCACCTTGG TTTACGCTTATTCCAGAAGTTTGACACTTTCCGGATCCTGGTTTGCGGTGGGGATGGAAGTGTTGGCTGGGTTCTCTCCGAAATTGATAGCCTCAATCTTCACAAGCAG TGCCAGCTGGGAGTGCTGCCACTGGGAACAGGGAATGATCTTGCTCGCGTATTGGGCTGGGGATCTGCTTGTGATGATGATACCCAGCTTCCACAGATCCTGGAAAAGCTGGAGAGGGCGAGTACCAAAATGTTGGACAG GTGGAGCATTATGGTGTATGAAACCAAACTCCCTCGGCAGGCCTCCAGTTCCACAGTCACTGAAGATTTCAGTGAGGATTCGGAG GTGCAGAAGATTCTCTTCTATGAAGACTCTGTTGCTGCTCATTTGTCCAAAATTTTGACTTCTGACCAACATTCAGTGGTCATCTCCTCAGCCAA GGTGCTTTGTGAGACAGTGAAGGATTTTGTGGCTCGAGTAGGGAAAGCCTATGAGAAGGCAACAGAAAGCTCAGAGGAATCAGAAGTCATGGCCAGGAAG TGCTCTGTCCTGAAGGAGAAGCTGGACTCATTATTGAAGACACTGAATGATGAATCTCAAGCATCTTCATCTCTGCCAAACCCTCCTCCCACCATTGCAGAGGAAACCGAAGATGGTGATGGGTCAGGCAGTGCTTGTGATTCTTCCAGTGACCAGTCAGTGGGCTCATCATGCACTGCACGGCCCCAGATATTTCGCCCCCGGGAACAGCTCATGTTGAGAGCCAACAGCTTGAAAAAAGCCATTCGTCAGATTATAGAGCATGCAGAAAAAG cTGTGGATGAACAGAATGCCCAGACTCAGGAGCAAGAGGGCTTCCTCCTTAGTCTCTCAGCCTCTGAAGAGGGCAAGGAGCTAAGGAATGAGGACAAAATCTCCCTGCAGTcgtcacacagcagcagctatgGATTGTCCAAAGGGAGGAGCCAGAGGAAAG CATCCAAGTCTCCTTGTGAAAGACAAATAAGCAAAGGAAGTTTATCACTGGGCAGTTCTGCATCTCTTCCTCCCCAGACAGGAAACCGGGACAACTTGCCAATGCTGAACACAAAAATCCTCTACCCAA ATATCCGTGCTGGCATGTCCGGGTCTTTGCCTGGGAGTTCTGTCATCAGCCGCTTGTTGATCCATGCTGATCCCTTCAACTCTGAGCCTGAAAATCT TGAATGTTACACAGAGAAGTGTGTGATGAATAACTACTTTGGGATTGGACTGGATGCAAAGATTTCTTTGGACTTCAACAACAAACGTGACGAGCACCCAGAGAAATGCAG AAGTCGTACTAAAAACATGATGTGGTATGGAGTACTGGGGACCAAGGAGCTGCTACACAGAACGTATAAAAACCTGGAGCAGAAAGTGTTGCTGGAG TGCGATGGGAGGCCAATCCCTTTGCCCAGCCTCCAGGGAATTGCTGTACTCAACATTCCCAGCTATGCAGGAGGCACCAATTTCTGGGGTGGAACCAAGGAAGATGAT ACATTTACAGCCCCCTCCTTCGATGACAAGATTTTGGAGGTGGTAGCCGTGTTTGGTAGCATGCAGATGGCAGTGTCACGAGTGATAAACCTACAGCATCATCGGATTGCACAG TGTCGAACTGTGAAGATAGCCATCCTGGGAGAAGAGGGAGTTCCTGTCCAAGTGGATGGAGAAGCCTGGATCCAGCCTCCAGGTTACATCTGGATTGTTCATAAGAACAGGGCACAAACCCTGACCCGAGACAGG gCATTTGAGAGCACCCTGAAGTCCTGGGAGGACAAACAGAAGTGTGAGTTGTCCCGACCGtcctctttctctctgcaaCCAGAAATCATGTCTGAAGAAGAATCCACCCAGATCAACCAGTTTGGTCAAACTGCAGGTGCTCTGATCCACAG CATTCGGGAAATAGCCCAATCCTACCAGGACATGGAACAGGAGCTTGCCCATGCTGTCAATGCCAGCTCCAAGTCAATGGACAAAGTCTACGCTAAATCCAAGTCTACAGAG GGTCTGAACTGCAGCCTTGTTGTAGAGATGGTGAATAATGTCAAAGCCCTGCATAATGAGACAGAACTACTGCTGGCAGGCAAGATGGCACTG CAATTAGATCCTCCCCAAAAGGAGCAGCTCCAAGCAGCCCTGGCAGACATGGACCTCCAGTTGAGGAAACTGGCATACATCCCTTGGCTGTGGCAGCTTATGGAGCCCTGTGATGAGGAG AATCAGATGCTGGATTATTCTAAACGCAGCCGCAGCGGCAAATTCCGGCTAGTGACCaagtttaaaaaagagaagaataacaaaaataaggaaacaCACAGTAGCATGGGATTGCCGG TTCACCTCTGGGGAACGGAGGAGGTTGCGGCTTGGCTTGAGCATCTCAGTCTTTGTGAGTATAAGGATATCTTCATCCGGCATGACGTCCggggctctgagctcctgcaCCTCGAACGGAGGGACCTCAAG GACCTGGGTGTGACCAAAGTGGGTCACATGAAGAGGATACTGCACGGGATCAAGGAGCTGAGCCGGAGTACTCCTGCCAGCGAGGTTTAG
- the DGKD gene encoding diacylglycerol kinase delta isoform X2 has protein sequence MAAAGAMQPQAGAVAAAASAAADESSDSEPEQEPGSPQKLIRKVSTSGQIRQKTVIKEGMLMKQTSSFQRWKRRYFKLRGRTLYYAKTAKSIIFDEVDLTDASVAESSTKNVNNSFTIITPCRKLILCADNRKEMEDWIAALKTVQNREHFESTQYSMDHFSGMHNWYACSHARPTYCNVCREALSGVTSHGLSCEVCKFKAHKRCAVRATNNCKWTTLASIGKDIIEDEDGISMPHQWLEGNLPVSAKCTVCDKTCGSVLRLQDWRCLWCKAMVHTACKELLPSKCPLGLCKVSVIPPTALNSIDSDGFWKATCPPSCTSPLLVFVNSKSGDNQGVKFLRRFKQLLNPAQVFDLMNGGPHLGLRLFQKFDTFRILVCGGDGSVGWVLSEIDSLNLHKQCQLGVLPLGTGNDLARVLGWGSACDDDTQLPQILEKLERASTKMLDRWSIMVYETKLPRQASSSTVTEDFSEDSEVQKILFYEDSVAAHLSKILTSDQHSVVISSAKVLCETVKDFVARVGKAYEKATESSEESEVMARKCSVLKEKLDSLLKTLNDESQASSSLPNPPPTIAEETEDGDGSGSACDSSSDQSVGSSCTARPQIFRPREQLMLRANSLKKAIRQIIEHAEKAVDEQNAQTQEQEGFLLSLSASEEGKELRNEDKISLQSSHSSSYGLSKGRSQRKASKSPCERQISKGSLSLGSSASLPPQTGNRDNLPMLNTKILYPNIRAGMSGSLPGSSVISRLLIHADPFNSEPENLECYTEKCVMNNYFGIGLDAKISLDFNNKRDEHPEKCRSRTKNMMWYGVLGTKELLHRTYKNLEQKVLLECDGRPIPLPSLQGIAVLNIPSYAGGTNFWGGTKEDDTFTAPSFDDKILEVVAVFGSMQMAVSRVINLQHHRIAQCRTVKIAILGEEGVPVQVDGEAWIQPPGYIWIVHKNRAQTLTRDRAFESTLKSWEDKQKCELSRPSSFSLQPEIMSEEESTQINQFGQTAGALIHSIREIAQSYQDMEQELAHAVNASSKSMDKVYAKSKSTEGLNCSLVVEMVNNVKALHNETELLLAGKMALQLDPPQKEQLQAALADMDLQLRKLAYIPWLWQLMEPCDEENQMLDYSKRSRSGKFRLVTKFKKEKNNKNKETHSSMGLPVHLWGTEEVAAWLEHLSLCEYKDIFIRHDVRGSELLHLERRDLKDLGVTKVGHMKRILHGIKELSRSTPASEV, from the exons ATTATCACTCCATGTCGGAAGCTCATCCTTTGTGCTGATAACAGAAAAGAGATGGAAGATTGGATTGCAGCACTGAAGACTGTACAGAACCGTGAACATTTTGAG tcTACCCAGTACAGCATGGACCATTTCTCAGGGATGCACAACTGGTACGCCTGCTCACACGCCCGGCCAACATACTGCAATGTGTGTCGGGAAGCGTTGTCTGGAGTCACGTCGCATGGGCTCTCATGTGAAG TGTGCAAGTTTAAAGCCCACAAGCGGTGCGCTGTGCGGGCCACCAATAATTGCAAGTGGACAACTCTGGCCTCTATTGGGAAAGATATCATTGAGGATGAAGATGGG ATCTCAATGCCACATCAGTGGTTGGAAGGAAACCTGCCCGTGAGTGCCAAATGCACTGTGTGTGATAAAACCTGTGGCAGCGTCCTGCGTTTGCAAGACTGGCGCTGCCTTTGGTGCAAAGCCATG gtGCACACAGCATGTAAAGAGTTGTTGCCAAGCAAGTGCCCTCTTGGGCTATGCAAAGTATCTGTCATTCCTCCTACTGCTCTTAACAGCATTGATTCAGATG GTTTCTGGAAAGCTACTTGCCCACCTTCTTGCACAAGTCCTTTGTTGGTCTTTGTCAACTCAAAAAGTGGAGACAACCAGGGAGTAAAATTTCTGCGGAGATTCAAGCAGCTACTGAATCCAGCGCAGGTATTTGACCTTATGAATGGAGGACCTCACCTTGG TTTACGCTTATTCCAGAAGTTTGACACTTTCCGGATCCTGGTTTGCGGTGGGGATGGAAGTGTTGGCTGGGTTCTCTCCGAAATTGATAGCCTCAATCTTCACAAGCAG TGCCAGCTGGGAGTGCTGCCACTGGGAACAGGGAATGATCTTGCTCGCGTATTGGGCTGGGGATCTGCTTGTGATGATGATACCCAGCTTCCACAGATCCTGGAAAAGCTGGAGAGGGCGAGTACCAAAATGTTGGACAG GTGGAGCATTATGGTGTATGAAACCAAACTCCCTCGGCAGGCCTCCAGTTCCACAGTCACTGAAGATTTCAGTGAGGATTCGGAG GTGCAGAAGATTCTCTTCTATGAAGACTCTGTTGCTGCTCATTTGTCCAAAATTTTGACTTCTGACCAACATTCAGTGGTCATCTCCTCAGCCAA GGTGCTTTGTGAGACAGTGAAGGATTTTGTGGCTCGAGTAGGGAAAGCCTATGAGAAGGCAACAGAAAGCTCAGAGGAATCAGAAGTCATGGCCAGGAAG TGCTCTGTCCTGAAGGAGAAGCTGGACTCATTATTGAAGACACTGAATGATGAATCTCAAGCATCTTCATCTCTGCCAAACCCTCCTCCCACCATTGCAGAGGAAACCGAAGATGGTGATGGGTCAGGCAGTGCTTGTGATTCTTCCAGTGACCAGTCAGTGGGCTCATCATGCACTGCACGGCCCCAGATATTTCGCCCCCGGGAACAGCTCATGTTGAGAGCCAACAGCTTGAAAAAAGCCATTCGTCAGATTATAGAGCATGCAGAAAAAG cTGTGGATGAACAGAATGCCCAGACTCAGGAGCAAGAGGGCTTCCTCCTTAGTCTCTCAGCCTCTGAAGAGGGCAAGGAGCTAAGGAATGAGGACAAAATCTCCCTGCAGTcgtcacacagcagcagctatgGATTGTCCAAAGGGAGGAGCCAGAGGAAAG CATCCAAGTCTCCTTGTGAAAGACAAATAAGCAAAGGAAGTTTATCACTGGGCAGTTCTGCATCTCTTCCTCCCCAGACAGGAAACCGGGACAACTTGCCAATGCTGAACACAAAAATCCTCTACCCAA ATATCCGTGCTGGCATGTCCGGGTCTTTGCCTGGGAGTTCTGTCATCAGCCGCTTGTTGATCCATGCTGATCCCTTCAACTCTGAGCCTGAAAATCT TGAATGTTACACAGAGAAGTGTGTGATGAATAACTACTTTGGGATTGGACTGGATGCAAAGATTTCTTTGGACTTCAACAACAAACGTGACGAGCACCCAGAGAAATGCAG AAGTCGTACTAAAAACATGATGTGGTATGGAGTACTGGGGACCAAGGAGCTGCTACACAGAACGTATAAAAACCTGGAGCAGAAAGTGTTGCTGGAG TGCGATGGGAGGCCAATCCCTTTGCCCAGCCTCCAGGGAATTGCTGTACTCAACATTCCCAGCTATGCAGGAGGCACCAATTTCTGGGGTGGAACCAAGGAAGATGAT ACATTTACAGCCCCCTCCTTCGATGACAAGATTTTGGAGGTGGTAGCCGTGTTTGGTAGCATGCAGATGGCAGTGTCACGAGTGATAAACCTACAGCATCATCGGATTGCACAG TGTCGAACTGTGAAGATAGCCATCCTGGGAGAAGAGGGAGTTCCTGTCCAAGTGGATGGAGAAGCCTGGATCCAGCCTCCAGGTTACATCTGGATTGTTCATAAGAACAGGGCACAAACCCTGACCCGAGACAGG gCATTTGAGAGCACCCTGAAGTCCTGGGAGGACAAACAGAAGTGTGAGTTGTCCCGACCGtcctctttctctctgcaaCCAGAAATCATGTCTGAAGAAGAATCCACCCAGATCAACCAGTTTGGTCAAACTGCAGGTGCTCTGATCCACAG CATTCGGGAAATAGCCCAATCCTACCAGGACATGGAACAGGAGCTTGCCCATGCTGTCAATGCCAGCTCCAAGTCAATGGACAAAGTCTACGCTAAATCCAAGTCTACAGAG GGTCTGAACTGCAGCCTTGTTGTAGAGATGGTGAATAATGTCAAAGCCCTGCATAATGAGACAGAACTACTGCTGGCAGGCAAGATGGCACTG CAATTAGATCCTCCCCAAAAGGAGCAGCTCCAAGCAGCCCTGGCAGACATGGACCTCCAGTTGAGGAAACTGGCATACATCCCTTGGCTGTGGCAGCTTATGGAGCCCTGTGATGAGGAG AATCAGATGCTGGATTATTCTAAACGCAGCCGCAGCGGCAAATTCCGGCTAGTGACCaagtttaaaaaagagaagaataacaaaaataaggaaacaCACAGTAGCATGGGATTGCCGG TTCACCTCTGGGGAACGGAGGAGGTTGCGGCTTGGCTTGAGCATCTCAGTCTTTGTGAGTATAAGGATATCTTCATCCGGCATGACGTCCggggctctgagctcctgcaCCTCGAACGGAGGGACCTCAAG GACCTGGGTGTGACCAAAGTGGGTCACATGAAGAGGATACTGCACGGGATCAAGGAGCTGAGCCGGAGTACTCCTGCCAGCGAGGTTTAG
- the DGKD gene encoding diacylglycerol kinase delta isoform X5: MEECTACAETVIKEGMLMKQTSSFQRWKRRYFKLRGRTLYYAKTAKSIIFDEVDLTDASVAESSTKNVNNSFTIITPCRKLILCADNRKEMEDWIAALKTVQNREHFESTQYSMDHFSGMHNWYACSHARPTYCNVCREALSGVTSHGLSCEVCKFKAHKRCAVRATNNCKWTTLASIGKDIIEDEDGISMPHQWLEGNLPVSAKCTVCDKTCGSVLRLQDWRCLWCKAMVHTACKELLPSKCPLGLCKVSVIPPTALNSIDSDGFWKATCPPSCTSPLLVFVNSKSGDNQGVKFLRRFKQLLNPAQVFDLMNGGPHLGLRLFQKFDTFRILVCGGDGSVGWVLSEIDSLNLHKQCQLGVLPLGTGNDLARVLGWGSACDDDTQLPQILEKLERASTKMLDRWSIMVYETKLPRQASSSTVTEDFSEDSEVQKILFYEDSVAAHLSKILTSDQHSVVISSAKVLCETVKDFVARVGKAYEKATESSEESEVMARKCSVLKEKLDSLLKTLNDESQASSSLPNPPPTIAEETEDGDGSGSACDSSSDQSVGSSCTARPQIFRPREQLMLRANSLKKAIRQIIEHAEKAVDEQNAQTQEQEGFLLSLSASEEGKELRNEDKISLQSSHSSSYGLSKGRSQRKASKSPCERQISKGSLSLGSSASLPPQTGNRDNLPMLNTKILYPNIRAGMSGSLPGSSVISRLLIHADPFNSEPENLECYTEKCVMNNYFGIGLDAKISLDFNNKRDEHPEKCRSRTKNMMWYGVLGTKELLHRTYKNLEQKVLLECDGRPIPLPSLQGIAVLNIPSYAGGTNFWGGTKEDDTFTAPSFDDKILEVVAVFGSMQMAVSRVINLQHHRIAQCRTVKIAILGEEGVPVQVDGEAWIQPPGYIWIVHKNRAQTLTRDRAFESTLKSWEDKQKCELSRPSSFSLQPEIMSEEESTQINQFGQTAGALIHSIREIAQSYQDMEQELAHAVNASSKSMDKVYAKSKSTEGLNCSLVVEMVNNVKALHNETELLLAGKMALQLDPPQKEQLQAALADMDLQLRKLAYIPWLWQLMEPCDEENQMLDYSKRSRSGKFRLVTKFKKEKNNKNKETHSSMGLPVHLWGTEEVAAWLEHLSLCEYKDIFIRHDVRGSELLHLERRDLKDLGVTKVGHMKRILHGIKELSRSTPASEV, encoded by the exons ATTATCACTCCATGTCGGAAGCTCATCCTTTGTGCTGATAACAGAAAAGAGATGGAAGATTGGATTGCAGCACTGAAGACTGTACAGAACCGTGAACATTTTGAG tcTACCCAGTACAGCATGGACCATTTCTCAGGGATGCACAACTGGTACGCCTGCTCACACGCCCGGCCAACATACTGCAATGTGTGTCGGGAAGCGTTGTCTGGAGTCACGTCGCATGGGCTCTCATGTGAAG TGTGCAAGTTTAAAGCCCACAAGCGGTGCGCTGTGCGGGCCACCAATAATTGCAAGTGGACAACTCTGGCCTCTATTGGGAAAGATATCATTGAGGATGAAGATGGG ATCTCAATGCCACATCAGTGGTTGGAAGGAAACCTGCCCGTGAGTGCCAAATGCACTGTGTGTGATAAAACCTGTGGCAGCGTCCTGCGTTTGCAAGACTGGCGCTGCCTTTGGTGCAAAGCCATG gtGCACACAGCATGTAAAGAGTTGTTGCCAAGCAAGTGCCCTCTTGGGCTATGCAAAGTATCTGTCATTCCTCCTACTGCTCTTAACAGCATTGATTCAGATG GTTTCTGGAAAGCTACTTGCCCACCTTCTTGCACAAGTCCTTTGTTGGTCTTTGTCAACTCAAAAAGTGGAGACAACCAGGGAGTAAAATTTCTGCGGAGATTCAAGCAGCTACTGAATCCAGCGCAGGTATTTGACCTTATGAATGGAGGACCTCACCTTGG TTTACGCTTATTCCAGAAGTTTGACACTTTCCGGATCCTGGTTTGCGGTGGGGATGGAAGTGTTGGCTGGGTTCTCTCCGAAATTGATAGCCTCAATCTTCACAAGCAG TGCCAGCTGGGAGTGCTGCCACTGGGAACAGGGAATGATCTTGCTCGCGTATTGGGCTGGGGATCTGCTTGTGATGATGATACCCAGCTTCCACAGATCCTGGAAAAGCTGGAGAGGGCGAGTACCAAAATGTTGGACAG GTGGAGCATTATGGTGTATGAAACCAAACTCCCTCGGCAGGCCTCCAGTTCCACAGTCACTGAAGATTTCAGTGAGGATTCGGAG GTGCAGAAGATTCTCTTCTATGAAGACTCTGTTGCTGCTCATTTGTCCAAAATTTTGACTTCTGACCAACATTCAGTGGTCATCTCCTCAGCCAA GGTGCTTTGTGAGACAGTGAAGGATTTTGTGGCTCGAGTAGGGAAAGCCTATGAGAAGGCAACAGAAAGCTCAGAGGAATCAGAAGTCATGGCCAGGAAG TGCTCTGTCCTGAAGGAGAAGCTGGACTCATTATTGAAGACACTGAATGATGAATCTCAAGCATCTTCATCTCTGCCAAACCCTCCTCCCACCATTGCAGAGGAAACCGAAGATGGTGATGGGTCAGGCAGTGCTTGTGATTCTTCCAGTGACCAGTCAGTGGGCTCATCATGCACTGCACGGCCCCAGATATTTCGCCCCCGGGAACAGCTCATGTTGAGAGCCAACAGCTTGAAAAAAGCCATTCGTCAGATTATAGAGCATGCAGAAAAAG cTGTGGATGAACAGAATGCCCAGACTCAGGAGCAAGAGGGCTTCCTCCTTAGTCTCTCAGCCTCTGAAGAGGGCAAGGAGCTAAGGAATGAGGACAAAATCTCCCTGCAGTcgtcacacagcagcagctatgGATTGTCCAAAGGGAGGAGCCAGAGGAAAG CATCCAAGTCTCCTTGTGAAAGACAAATAAGCAAAGGAAGTTTATCACTGGGCAGTTCTGCATCTCTTCCTCCCCAGACAGGAAACCGGGACAACTTGCCAATGCTGAACACAAAAATCCTCTACCCAA ATATCCGTGCTGGCATGTCCGGGTCTTTGCCTGGGAGTTCTGTCATCAGCCGCTTGTTGATCCATGCTGATCCCTTCAACTCTGAGCCTGAAAATCT TGAATGTTACACAGAGAAGTGTGTGATGAATAACTACTTTGGGATTGGACTGGATGCAAAGATTTCTTTGGACTTCAACAACAAACGTGACGAGCACCCAGAGAAATGCAG AAGTCGTACTAAAAACATGATGTGGTATGGAGTACTGGGGACCAAGGAGCTGCTACACAGAACGTATAAAAACCTGGAGCAGAAAGTGTTGCTGGAG TGCGATGGGAGGCCAATCCCTTTGCCCAGCCTCCAGGGAATTGCTGTACTCAACATTCCCAGCTATGCAGGAGGCACCAATTTCTGGGGTGGAACCAAGGAAGATGAT ACATTTACAGCCCCCTCCTTCGATGACAAGATTTTGGAGGTGGTAGCCGTGTTTGGTAGCATGCAGATGGCAGTGTCACGAGTGATAAACCTACAGCATCATCGGATTGCACAG TGTCGAACTGTGAAGATAGCCATCCTGGGAGAAGAGGGAGTTCCTGTCCAAGTGGATGGAGAAGCCTGGATCCAGCCTCCAGGTTACATCTGGATTGTTCATAAGAACAGGGCACAAACCCTGACCCGAGACAGG gCATTTGAGAGCACCCTGAAGTCCTGGGAGGACAAACAGAAGTGTGAGTTGTCCCGACCGtcctctttctctctgcaaCCAGAAATCATGTCTGAAGAAGAATCCACCCAGATCAACCAGTTTGGTCAAACTGCAGGTGCTCTGATCCACAG CATTCGGGAAATAGCCCAATCCTACCAGGACATGGAACAGGAGCTTGCCCATGCTGTCAATGCCAGCTCCAAGTCAATGGACAAAGTCTACGCTAAATCCAAGTCTACAGAG GGTCTGAACTGCAGCCTTGTTGTAGAGATGGTGAATAATGTCAAAGCCCTGCATAATGAGACAGAACTACTGCTGGCAGGCAAGATGGCACTG CAATTAGATCCTCCCCAAAAGGAGCAGCTCCAAGCAGCCCTGGCAGACATGGACCTCCAGTTGAGGAAACTGGCATACATCCCTTGGCTGTGGCAGCTTATGGAGCCCTGTGATGAGGAG AATCAGATGCTGGATTATTCTAAACGCAGCCGCAGCGGCAAATTCCGGCTAGTGACCaagtttaaaaaagagaagaataacaaaaataaggaaacaCACAGTAGCATGGGATTGCCGG TTCACCTCTGGGGAACGGAGGAGGTTGCGGCTTGGCTTGAGCATCTCAGTCTTTGTGAGTATAAGGATATCTTCATCCGGCATGACGTCCggggctctgagctcctgcaCCTCGAACGGAGGGACCTCAAG GACCTGGGTGTGACCAAAGTGGGTCACATGAAGAGGATACTGCACGGGATCAAGGAGCTGAGCCGGAGTACTCCTGCCAGCGAGGTTTAG